From a region of the Chloroflexota bacterium genome:
- a CDS encoding ABC transporter ATP-binding protein, which produces MNSCPDAPCKLELTGITKWFKVDGVPLKALEDVSLHARAGEFVSIIGPSGCGKSTLFNIICGLLEPDEGQVLLDGQAASRRAGLVGYMPQKDLLLPWRSVLDNVILGPELRGEDLRESRREARELIPLFGLEGFADAYPAVLSGGMKQRAALLRTFLTHREVLLLDEPFGALDALTRMELQEWLLGVWARFRKTILFITHDVDEALFLSDRVYVLTPRPGRVKTVLAVPLARPRRRSMTASPEFAALRYQLLEALAVR; this is translated from the coding sequence ATGAATTCCTGCCCTGACGCGCCGTGCAAACTGGAACTGACGGGCATCACCAAGTGGTTCAAAGTGGACGGGGTGCCCTTGAAGGCGCTGGAGGACGTGAGCCTCCATGCCCGCGCGGGCGAGTTCGTGTCTATCATCGGCCCCAGCGGCTGCGGCAAGAGCACCCTGTTCAACATCATCTGCGGCCTGCTGGAGCCGGACGAAGGCCAGGTGCTGCTGGACGGGCAGGCGGCGTCGCGCCGCGCGGGACTGGTGGGCTACATGCCGCAGAAAGACCTCCTGCTGCCCTGGCGGTCGGTGCTGGACAACGTGATCCTGGGGCCTGAACTGCGGGGCGAAGACCTGCGGGAGAGCCGCCGCGAGGCCAGAGAACTGATCCCGCTGTTCGGGCTTGAGGGGTTCGCCGACGCGTATCCGGCGGTGCTGTCGGGCGGGATGAAGCAGCGCGCCGCCCTGCTCCGCACGTTCCTGACCCACCGCGAGGTGCTGCTGCTGGACGAGCCGTTCGGGGCGCTGGACGCGCTGACGCGGATGGAGTTGCAGGAATGGCTGCTGGGCGTGTGGGCGCGCTTCCGCAAGACCATCCTGTTCATCACCCACGACGTGGACGAGGCGCTATTCCTGTCGGATCGGGTGTATGTGCTGACGCCGCGACCCGGGCGGGTCAAGACCGTGCTCGCCGTGCCCCTGGCCCGCCCGCGGCGGCGCTCCATGACGGCGTCGCCAGAATTTGCGGCGTTGCGCTATCAGTTGCTGGAGGCGCTGGCGGTTCGGTAG